Proteins co-encoded in one Streptococcus parauberis NCFD 2020 genomic window:
- a CDS encoding dihydrofolate reductase family protein yields the protein MRQLVLNIAISLDGYIAREDGSYDWIEGHGTEQFDTPLQFDNSGFFASCDTIIMGRKAYDDCPLEMIDYHEMKQFYVATHQQRLSDRPNLHFTSSILENVKSLKAEEGGPIWLFGGADLVQLMIDHDMIDQYIIGIIPTILGKGRPLFKGNDQEHKLKLIESTVTDGIAMLRYNRR from the coding sequence ATGAGGCAATTAGTCTTAAATATCGCCATTAGCTTAGATGGTTATATTGCAAGAGAGGATGGGTCTTATGATTGGATTGAAGGGCATGGGACAGAACAATTTGATACCCCCTTGCAATTTGATAACTCAGGCTTTTTTGCCTCATGTGACACGATTATAATGGGACGCAAAGCCTATGATGACTGCCCACTGGAAATGATCGACTATCATGAAATGAAACAATTTTATGTGGCAACTCATCAGCAAAGACTTTCGGACAGACCAAATCTTCACTTTACCTCATCTATTTTAGAAAATGTTAAAAGCCTGAAAGCAGAAGAAGGCGGACCAATTTGGTTATTTGGAGGCGCTGATTTGGTCCAATTGATGATCGATCATGATATGATAGACCAGTACATTATTGGCATCATCCCAACAATCCTCGGAAAAGGCCGACCTTTATTCAAAGGTAATGACCAAGAACACAAATTAAAACTGATAGAATCCACTGTCACTGATGGCATCGCCATGCTAAGGTATAACAGGAGATAA
- a CDS encoding L-lactate dehydrogenase, with protein sequence MTLTKQHKKVILVGDGAVGSSYAFALVTQNIAQELGIIDIFKEKTQGDAEDLSHALAFTSPKKIYAADYSDCHDADLVVLTAGAPQKPGETRLDLVEKNLRINKEVVTAIVDSGFSGIFLVAANPVDVLTYSTWKFSGFPKERVIGSGTSLDSARFRQALSDKIGVDARSVHAYIMGEHGDSEFAVWSHANVAGVKLEQWLQDNRDIDEAGLLDLFISVRDAAYSIINKKGATFYGIAVALARITKAILDDENAVLPLSVFQEGQYEGVTDCYIGQPAIIGAYGIVRPVNIPLNDAELQKMQASAKQLKAIIDEAFQKEEFASAAKN encoded by the coding sequence ATGACTTTAACTAAACAACATAAAAAAGTTATCTTGGTCGGTGATGGTGCCGTTGGTTCTTCATATGCATTTGCATTAGTAACACAAAATATCGCTCAAGAACTTGGAATTATTGATATTTTCAAAGAAAAAACTCAAGGTGATGCAGAAGATTTAAGCCACGCTCTTGCATTCACATCACCCAAAAAAATCTATGCAGCTGACTACTCAGACTGTCATGATGCTGACTTAGTAGTACTTACTGCTGGTGCTCCACAAAAACCAGGTGAAACTCGTCTTGACTTGGTTGAAAAAAACTTACGTATCAATAAAGAGGTCGTAACAGCAATCGTTGACTCAGGTTTCTCTGGTATCTTCTTAGTTGCTGCTAACCCAGTTGACGTCCTAACTTATTCTACTTGGAAATTCTCAGGATTCCCTAAAGAACGTGTTATCGGATCAGGTACTTCACTTGACTCAGCTCGTTTTCGTCAAGCTCTTTCAGATAAAATCGGTGTCGACGCTCGTTCTGTCCATGCTTATATCATGGGTGAACACGGTGACTCAGAATTTGCTGTTTGGTCACACGCTAACGTTGCCGGTGTTAAATTAGAACAATGGTTACAAGATAACCGCGACATCGACGAAGCAGGTCTTTTAGATCTCTTTATTTCAGTTCGTGATGCTGCTTATTCAATCATCAACAAAAAAGGTGCAACATTCTACGGAATCGCAGTTGCCTTAGCTCGTATTACTAAAGCTATCCTTGATGATGAAAATGCTGTACTTCCACTTTCTGTTTTCCAAGAAGGTCAATATGAAGGTGTAACTGATTGTTATATCGGTCAACCTGCTATCATTGGTGCATACGGTATTGTTCGTCCAGTAAACATTCCATTGAATGATGCTGAATTACAAAAAATGCAGGCTTCTGCAAAACAACTAAAAGCTATTATAGACGAAGCTTTCCAAAAAGAAGAATTCGCTTCAGCAGCTAAGAACTAA